Proteins encoded in a region of the Aquila chrysaetos chrysaetos chromosome 25, bAquChr1.4, whole genome shotgun sequence genome:
- the GNG13 gene encoding guanine nucleotide-binding protein G(I)/G(S)/G(O) subunit gamma-13: MDEWDLPQWKKEVESLKYQLAYKREMSSKTIPEFVKWIEDGIPEDPFLNPELMKNNPWVEKGKCTIL, encoded by the exons ATGGATGAGTGGGACCTCCCGCAGTGGAAGAAGGAGGTGGAAAGCCTGAAGTACCAGCTGGCCTACAAGCGGGAGATGTCGTCCAAGACAATACCCGA GTTTGTGAAGTGGATCGAGGACGGCATTCCAGAAGATCCCTTCTTGAACCCGGAGCTGATGAAAAACAACCCCTGGGTGGAGAAAGGCAAATGCACCATCCTCTGA